DNA from Methylobacterium currus:
CGTCAAGGTTCACATGGCGGCCCTCCTGCGCAGCCTCGGTGTGCAGAACCGGGCCGCGGCAGCAGTGGTCGGGGCGCGGCTGCTGGCCGATTGAACCGGGACGTGTTGCGAGGGACATCCCACGGTTCGGCAAAGAGTCGCGAGCGACGATTGTGTGGAAATAAAATCCCAATGTTGCTGGCGCGCTTGTCCACCCATCACCCGCACTCGTTGCGCGAAGCCAGGCGGACTTGATCCTGTCCTCTTTCATCGTCGGGCTGAGGGAGGCAGGTCGATTGATCGATACTGACCCTAGGTCATATCTTTACGACGGTTTGTATCTTGACACTGGGGCCGGCTGCTTTATCAGCTTAAGACGTGGTGGTGGAGAGGGCGCGGGGCCTCGCTCCAACGGGCGGCAGCTTGATCGCGGCAAGACGGAGCGCGGCCGCATCGCTGCCACGACCGGGTCCGCCGCAGCATGGAATGCGACGGGAACGAGCGATGGATCGGGAAGCGATCGGTGCCGAGAACATCCACGCTGCCCTGGACGCCTTGCTGAACCTGCCGCCGCTCAAGAAGTCGCCGCAACTCTCGGCCTTCCTGGCCTACGTGGTCCGTGAGAGCCTGGCCGGGCGCGGCAGCCTGCTGAAATCCTACACCATCGCGACCGACGCCCTCGGCCGCTCGACCAGCTTCGATCCGGCGACGGACGCCATCGTGCGGGTGGAGGCCCGGCGCCTGCGCCAGGTGCTGCAGCAGATCTACGCCGACCCCGCCTGCCCGCTCGACGTGCGCATCGACCTGCCCCTGGGCCGCTACGAGCCGAGCTTCCGGCAGATCGCGCCGGCGGCGGAATCGTCCGTGCCCTCCGGTCCGCAGGCTCCGGCGACGGGGGGCGTGCAGGAGAGCGAGCAGCGCTACCGTGCCCTGGTGGAGGCGAGCGCGGCAGTGGAATGGCGCTCCGGTCCCGACGGCAGCCTGACCCAGACCTTTGGCCTGAGCGCGCGGACCGGCCTCTGCGACACCGAGCTCCAGGGCTTCGGCTGGCTGTCGACCCTGCATCCGGATGACCGCAACACCGTCGAGGCCCTGTGGCGGGCCTGCTGCCTGAGCGGGACCCCGCTGGACGCGACCTACCGGGTGCGCCACCGTAACGGCCAGTATCGCTGGATGCTCGGCCGCGCCGTGCCGCTCGAGAACGCCGAGGGCGCGATCCGCGAATGGGTCGGCACCATGGCCGACATCGACGAGCAGGTCCGCGCCGCGGAGGCCCTGCGCACCAGCGAGGAACGCCTGCGCCTCGCCATGGCGGCGGCCGAGATGATGACCTGGGACATCGATCTGTCGACCCGGGAGGTCACCTGCTCGGAGATCGGCGAGAGCCTGATGGGCGTGACGACCGGCCCGCTCGACGAGTTCCTGGCGATGATCCTGCCGGAGGATCTCCCGGCCGTCCTCGCCAGCCTCGAGCCGGCCCTGCGCGGCGAGGGCACTTACGACGCGCAGTACCGCATCACCGACCACGAGGGCCATGTGCGCTGGCTTTCCGCCCGGGGCAGCGTGATGACGGCGTCGGACGGCCGCAGGCGGCTGATCGGGGTCGCCTGCGACATCTCCAGCCGCTACATCAATCCGCGCCGCACCGGCGAGCGTCGGATGTCGGCCTGACGCGGCCGGACCGACACCGCGCGGCCGGCATGACGCCCGCCGGGCGGCTCGCGCCGGCGCGCCTCAGGCCGCGGCCTTGGCCGGGCGGGGTCCGCGGGGCGGAGCGGCACGCTTGCGGGGCGGCTTCGGCGTGGACTCCTTGGCCGCAAGGGTCTTGGTGGCGGAGACCCGGGCGGCCGGCGCGGCGTGCTCGCTCCCGTGCCACCAGCCCTGCCAGCTCCAGTGACCCGGGCCGGTGACGGCGTAGGGCACGAAGCCGGCAGCGAGGCCGAGCTGAGCGAGGAACAGCTCCTGCTCGACCCGGGCGACGGCGCCGGAGAATTCCCAGAACCGGTGCAGGAGCAGCCCCGCCACCACCGCGTGGAGGCTCAAGCCCAGGCCGACGAGGCGCGGCACGAGGCCGAGCGCGAGGAGCAGCGGCCCGAACAGCCCGATCACCACCGAGGCGGTCGCGACGGCGTTC
Protein-coding regions in this window:
- a CDS encoding DoxX family protein, which encodes MAGRNDGILLAGRLLLASALLPAAIARALNPSGFALTLAATGMPYPNAVATASVVIGLFGPLLLALGLVPRLVGLGLSLHAVVAGLLLHRFWEFSGAVARVEQELFLAQLGLAAGFVPYAVTGPGHWSWQGWWHGSEHAAPAARVSATKTLAAKESTPKPPRKRAAPPRGPRPAKAAA
- a CDS encoding PAS domain-containing protein: MDREAIGAENIHAALDALLNLPPLKKSPQLSAFLAYVVRESLAGRGSLLKSYTIATDALGRSTSFDPATDAIVRVEARRLRQVLQQIYADPACPLDVRIDLPLGRYEPSFRQIAPAAESSVPSGPQAPATGGVQESEQRYRALVEASAAVEWRSGPDGSLTQTFGLSARTGLCDTELQGFGWLSTLHPDDRNTVEALWRACCLSGTPLDATYRVRHRNGQYRWMLGRAVPLENAEGAIREWVGTMADIDEQVRAAEALRTSEERLRLAMAAAEMMTWDIDLSTREVTCSEIGESLMGVTTGPLDEFLAMILPEDLPAVLASLEPALRGEGTYDAQYRITDHEGHVRWLSARGSVMTASDGRRRLIGVACDISSRYINPRRTGERRMSA